From a single Novipirellula caenicola genomic region:
- a CDS encoding haloacid dehalogenase type II codes for MKFKIALLALALLALEFTGNGTSAQVAVADEGVEHQAKSESVMPRPKVIIFDVNETLLDLAPLKTSVGKALGGREDLLPLWFSTMLHYSLVETLSGEYHSFGEIGTAALMMVAKTQGIDLEYDQAKTAIVTPLRSLPPHPDVVAGLQTLKTDGYQIVSLTNSSYMGVATQFQNAGLTEFFERRYSVESIKKYKPHPDTYRMVLADLDVAPEDVLMVAAHAWDLAGAKNVGLQTTFIARPGKALYPNVARPDYVVSDLQELVDVLQKADPSARGE; via the coding sequence ATGAAATTTAAAATTGCATTACTGGCTCTTGCTTTATTGGCTTTGGAATTTACCGGTAATGGCACGTCGGCGCAAGTTGCCGTTGCTGATGAAGGCGTCGAGCATCAAGCTAAATCAGAGTCAGTCATGCCTCGGCCCAAGGTGATCATCTTTGATGTGAACGAAACGCTACTTGATCTTGCTCCGCTGAAAACATCCGTTGGAAAAGCGCTCGGCGGCCGCGAAGATCTATTGCCGCTGTGGTTCTCGACGATGCTTCATTATTCATTGGTCGAAACGTTGAGCGGCGAGTATCACAGTTTCGGTGAAATCGGCACCGCCGCGCTGATGATGGTTGCGAAAACACAAGGGATTGACCTTGAGTATGATCAAGCCAAAACGGCGATCGTGACACCGCTTCGCTCGCTGCCACCACACCCGGATGTTGTCGCGGGGTTGCAGACGCTCAAGACCGATGGCTACCAAATCGTCAGCCTGACGAATTCGTCCTACATGGGCGTTGCAACTCAATTTCAAAACGCCGGCCTGACCGAATTTTTCGAGAGGCGATACAGCGTCGAGTCCATCAAAAAGTACAAACCGCACCCCGACACTTATCGCATGGTTCTTGCCGATTTGGATGTCGCACCGGAAGACGTGTTGATGGTGGCCGCTCATGCCTGGGACTTGGCTGGAGCCAAGAACGTCGGACTGCAAACCACCTTCATTGCTCGCCCTGGCAAGGCACTCTATCCGAACGTGGCACGTCCCGACTATGTCGTAAGCGATCTACAGGAGCTTGTCGATGTCCTGCAGAAAGCCGATCCATCAGCTCGCGGTGAGTGA
- a CDS encoding carboxymuconolactone decarboxylase family protein — translation MTDFAVHSIEDAGESKPLLEKSKKAYGFVPNLHAVMAESPALLEAYRTVAEIFDNKTNLSPTERQIIAMTNNRLNGCTYCMAAHTSIMQGLNIDEDVITSLREGTPIADPKLEALRVYAEKVNLSRGWPDESDVEALLAAGYTKQTVFDVIVGTAYKVLSNYTNHVAQTPLDKAFAKNQWSADAQPAN, via the coding sequence ATGACCGATTTTGCAGTGCACTCGATCGAAGACGCTGGTGAGAGCAAGCCTCTTTTGGAAAAAAGCAAGAAGGCGTACGGATTTGTACCGAACTTGCATGCGGTAATGGCGGAATCGCCGGCGCTGCTGGAAGCGTACCGAACGGTTGCCGAGATTTTTGACAACAAGACGAATTTGAGTCCAACTGAGCGCCAGATCATTGCCATGACCAACAATCGGCTCAACGGATGCACGTACTGCATGGCCGCTCACACGTCGATCATGCAGGGATTGAATATCGACGAAGACGTGATCACCTCGCTTCGCGAAGGCACTCCGATCGCGGATCCCAAGCTCGAAGCCCTGCGGGTTTATGCCGAGAAGGTCAACCTCAGTCGTGGTTGGCCCGACGAAAGTGACGTCGAAGCCCTATTGGCCGCTGGCTACACGAAGCAAACGGTTTTCGATGTGATTGTCGGCACCGCGTACAAGGTATTGTCGAACTACACCAATCACGTTGCGCAAACGCCGCTTGATAAAGCGTTTGCCAAGAACCAGTGGAGTGCCGACGCGCAACCCGCCAATTGA